Proteins encoded by one window of Streptomyces sp. ALI-76-A:
- a CDS encoding ATP-binding protein yields MSRWGTPVAVDEAELLVTELATNVVKHVGEGTSATLILEWRGERLRLEVHDKSPVRPSLRAVDCEQECGRGLHLLTSLAMDWGTVLTAAGKAVWCEVALSAQRGCRRVERAAEALESYEGTRGGPALRMRGLEESAIELIADLLHWTAARGHDPDDFLDRAQMYYEAEAGAA; encoded by the coding sequence TTGAGCCGCTGGGGCACCCCTGTCGCTGTTGACGAGGCGGAGCTGCTCGTCACGGAGCTGGCCACCAACGTGGTCAAGCATGTCGGGGAGGGCACCTCCGCGACCTTGATCCTCGAATGGAGGGGTGAGCGGCTGCGGCTGGAAGTCCATGACAAGAGTCCGGTGCGTCCGTCGCTCAGGGCGGTGGACTGTGAGCAGGAGTGCGGGCGCGGCCTGCACCTGCTCACCTCGCTGGCCATGGACTGGGGCACAGTGCTGACAGCGGCCGGCAAGGCCGTCTGGTGCGAGGTCGCGCTCAGCGCCCAGCGTGGGTGCCGACGCGTGGAACGTGCGGCGGAAGCCCTGGAGAGCTATGAGGGGACTCGCGGCGGGCCAGCCCTCCGAATGAGGGGTCTTGAGGAGTCCGCGATCGAGTTGATCGCGGATCTCCTCCACTGGACCGCCGCCCGCGGCCATGACCCTGATGACTTCCTGGACCGCGCTCAGATGTACTACGAGGCGGAGGCGGGCGCCGCCTAG
- a CDS encoding helix-turn-helix transcriptional regulator has protein sequence MSERTTTRRRQLGAMMRKLRARKGMTLEEAGRLVGVSKATVSRYETQAGPVKWLVIDALCREYGATDAERGAVVGLARDAKQQGWWSSFADSIPESMNLLLTLEDEAVRESHFSCVYVPGLLQTRAYSTALQKANEVPLELEEVERLVDIRMKRQDILTRPKPLRLWAILDESVIRRVVGSPQIMKEQLDRLLEANESPHITLQVLPFSKGAHAAALGSFVIIGGTEQALDVVYVDFHTGSLFLEKVEELDRYRLAFEYLQAQALDMEASSAMIQRARKEL, from the coding sequence ATGTCCGAACGGACCACAACCCGCCGTCGGCAACTAGGCGCGATGATGCGTAAGTTGCGCGCTCGCAAGGGAATGACTCTTGAGGAGGCCGGTCGGCTCGTCGGCGTCTCCAAGGCCACGGTCAGCCGGTACGAAACCCAAGCCGGTCCAGTGAAGTGGCTTGTCATTGACGCGTTGTGCCGGGAGTACGGGGCAACGGATGCCGAGCGCGGAGCCGTTGTCGGACTGGCGAGGGATGCCAAGCAACAAGGCTGGTGGAGCTCCTTCGCTGACTCCATCCCGGAGAGCATGAACCTGCTGCTCACGCTTGAGGACGAGGCCGTACGCGAGAGCCACTTCTCGTGCGTCTATGTTCCCGGCCTCCTGCAGACGCGCGCCTACAGCACAGCTCTGCAGAAGGCCAATGAAGTACCACTGGAGCTTGAGGAGGTCGAGCGGCTGGTCGACATCCGCATGAAGCGTCAGGACATCCTCACTCGCCCGAAGCCACTGCGTCTGTGGGCAATCCTCGACGAATCCGTGATCCGCCGCGTCGTCGGGTCACCTCAGATCATGAAGGAGCAGCTCGACCGCCTGCTCGAAGCTAACGAGTCACCCCACATCACGCTTCAAGTGCTGCCCTTCTCCAAGGGAGCCCACGCAGCCGCGCTCGGCAGCTTCGTCATCATCGGCGGCACCGAACAGGCCCTCGACGTGGTGTACGTCGACTTCCACACAGGCTCCCTCTTCCTGGAGAAGGTCGAGGAACTGGACCGATACAGACTTGCGTTCGAGTATCTCCAGGCACAAGCGTTGGACATGGAGGCTTCCTCCGCCATGATCCAACGCGCCCGCAAGGAGCTGTGA
- a CDS encoding DUF397 domain-containing protein: MSDRSQTSAEPAWFKSSYSGGNATECVEAAFVSSCVLIRDSKRPADSHMRVPAHAWATFVAHTGRNTTLLDEPGMARHPS, encoded by the coding sequence ATGTCCGACCGCTCGCAGACCAGTGCCGAACCAGCCTGGTTCAAGTCGTCGTACAGCGGCGGCAACGCCACCGAATGCGTAGAAGCCGCATTCGTCTCGTCATGTGTCCTCATACGGGACTCCAAGAGGCCAGCGGACTCACACATGCGTGTCCCAGCCCATGCCTGGGCGACGTTCGTGGCCCACACCGGGCGTAATACGACTCTGCTCGATGAGCCAGGAATGGCGCGACACCCTTCGTAG